Within Eggerthella timonensis, the genomic segment GAAAAGCTACGAGAAGCTTTTGTCTCCGATTGAAATAGCGCCTACCTTCGTGCTGAAGAACAGGATGATCAAGGCTCCGCAGTCGTCGTGGCGCTGGAACGAAGATTGCACCGCCGACGGCAGCGACGCTATCGCCATGTACGAGAACATGGCGGAGGGGGGCGTCGCAGCCATCGACGTCGCGGCAATATTGTGGGAGCCTGCAGGGGGCATCTACCTCGGCGCCTACGATGACAAGTTCATTCCCGGCATGATCGAGCTCAACGAGGCCGTCCATAAGCACGGGTGCCTCACCATCGGCCAGCTGCATCACATCGGCCCTTCGGCCGGCCCGACTCCCGATGGGCTTCCGCCGATCTCCTCATCTACGCTTACCGAAGACGAGATGCCGGTTCCCAAGCCGTGGTGCCAAGCTCCGCGCGGCCTGACCGTTGACGAGATCCACGAGAAGCAGCGTCTGCAGATCGAAGCTGCCGTGCGCTTGCAGAAGGGCGGGTTCGACGCCGTCGAGGTGCATGTTGCGCACGGCTACTTCCTCGATAGCTTCGTCAGCCCGCTGTGGAACAAGCGCGACGACGAGTACGGCTGCCAGAGTGTCGAGAACCGCACGCGCATCGTACGGGAGATCATCGAGGGCATTCGCGAGGCGTGCGGCCCCGATTTCGTCATCGGCTGCCGCTTGAACGGACGCGAGTTCCATCCCACGAAGCAGGGCATCACAGCTGATCAGGCTGCCGAGAATGCCAAGGCGTTCGTGGAGGCCGGAGCCCAGTACATCAGCATCGCCGGATACGGATACGGCTCCACGCCGTTCCGCTACTGCCCGGACTACTTCCCCTACCCTGAACCCGATGCGTTCATGGAACCCTACATGGACGAATACCGAGGCGTTGGACTGTGGACGGCTGTTGCACGGCAGATCAAAGATGCGGTGGATGTTCCGGTCATCACGGCAGGTCGCATGAACGAGGATTTGGCGGAGCGCGTGCTCGAGGCCGGCGACGCCGACGTCATCGCGCTCGGGCGCACGCTGTGGGCCGATCCCTGGTTCGCGCGAAAAGTGGAAGAGGGGCGCACCGACGAGATCATGCGCTGCACGCGTTGTGCGAGCTGCGAAGACCCGGTGACGCAGCCGCGCATCTGCCGCGTGAACCCCACGTTGGGTCAAGAGCGCCAACTTGCCGCTCGACCGGTCGAGAAGAGGAAGCGCGTCATGGTGGTGGGAGGTGGTCCTGCTGGCATGGAGTGCGCTCTGACCCTCTCCGAGCGCGGGCATGACGTGACGCTGTACGAGAAGTCGGGGGCTCTGGGCGGCCGCACCAAGCTGGCGGCCATGATCAAGAGCGGTGGATGCGAAGAGGTCATGCACATCTTCGACCATCTGACCGCCATGGTCGAGAAGTCAGACGTCAAGGTGAAGCTCAAGACCGAAGTGGACGAGCGTCTCATTCGCCGGGAGGCTCCCGATGCGGTGGTCGTGGCCAATTCGTCGCCCTACTACATCCCCGATATTCCCGGCATCAACCGCAAGAACGTGTTCACCATCCCCCTGATGTCGAAACTCGCGCAGGTGCCGCTCAAGATGTTCGGCCCGGACAAGCTCGCCACGATGAGCGAGAAGTTCTTCCCCGTGGGCAAGAAGATCGTGATATGGGGAGCCGGAGCCGAAGGCGCCCAATGTGCCGAGTTCATGCGCAAGCGCGGCAAGGACATCGTGCTGGTTGCCGAAGACGAGGACGTTGGCGGATTGATCCCGATCAAGTACAAGGAGCGCATCGTGCCGTGGTTCGATCGTCAAGGCGTTCGCGTCGTGCGCAATGCCACGGTAGCGGAATTCAGCAAGCAGGGGGCGCTGCTGAAGTTCGCCGACGGCGGCGAGGAGCTGGTGCCGTGCGATTCCATGATGGTCATGCTGCCTGAACGGCGCGATGGGGCGTTCTGCAACATGGCTGCGCTGTACGTCGATGAGGTGTATGAAATCGGCTCGACGCTTGGCGGCGAAAACGCGTTTCTCAAGCACGCGTTCGCCGACGGGCGCCGTGTGGGCTGTCTTCTCTAGGGCATCATCCCGTGTCCCGTCGTGTCACCGTACGCGACCCGGCGGGACACGGAGTGCATGAAGGGAAACCGAAGGCGACGCGACCCGAAGGAGGTGACTGGAGGGCGGAGTTGGGGTTTCACGCGAGACGAACCGCTTGTTCGTTTCGGAATGCGATTTCGAAGGAAACAAGGAGGAAAGAGTATGTCTGTTAAAACGTATCGCCGCGGGGTCATCCTGATCTGCGCGGCCTTGTGCGGTGCGCTGACAGCGTCACTGAACATTTGGAGCATCTTCCAGAAGCCCCTGATGGAGGCCTACGGCTTCTCGCCTCAGTCAGTGTCGTTCGCTTATACCATCGTGATCGCCATGATCGGCCTGAGCGGCCCGATCGGCGGGTGGCTGCAGCGTAAGGCGCCTGCACACGTTATCATGACCGTCGCCGGCATCGGCTTCGGCCTGGGCTGGTTCTTGACGGGCTTCGCCAGCACCATTCCGGTGTTGTACATATCCTTCGGCCTGTTGGTAGGCGTGTGCGACGGCATTTGCTACAACTTGGCCCTCGCCATCGCCACACGGTGGTATCCCGACAAGCGCGGTTTCGCCAACGGCGTAGCCTTGGCCATCATGGCCATCTACCCGCTGTTCACGGCTCCGATGGGCAACATGATCATCGAGAACTTCAATGTGAGCATCGCGTTCAACATCGTGGGCGTGTTCTGCATCGTCGGCTTCATCGTCCTCTCCCGGTTCCTCAAGATGCCCGCGGCCGATTTCAAGCCCGAGGGTTGGAATCCGCCGGCTGAAAGCGACACCAAGCGCGTGAAGAACTACACGTCCGGCCAGATGCTGAAGACCCCGTTCTTCTGGACGCTTCTGCTGTTCTTCGGCACCGTTGCCTGCACCGGCTGCGTGATGCTGTCTACGGTGTCGCTGGTGGGACAGGTGCAAGCTGGCATGGACGCCGCGACGGGCGCGCTCATGGTGGGCATCTTCGCCATCGCCAATGGCACGGGCCGTTTGGGGCTTGGCGCCATATCCGACAAGTTCGGACGCTTCCAAACCATGTTCGTCGCCGTTGCGGTGACGGCGGTCATCCACTTGTTCCTGTTCGCCAATGCAACGAGCACGGTGATCTTCATTATTGAAGCATGCTTGCTGGGTATCTGTTTCGGCGGCATTATGGCCATCATGCCTTCGGTGTGTGCCGATGCCTACGGCCCCGGCAATGCGGGCCAGAACTACGGCTTCATGTTCATCGGTTATACGCTGGCCTCGTTCATCGGGCCGGTGGTCTCCGCTAACGCGCTTGCCACCACGGGCAGCTACAGCTCCGCATTTCCGTTCCTCGGTGCGCTCTGCATCGTCGGCCTCGTGCTGTTGTCGCTGGCGTGGATGTTCTTCAAGAAGATGAAGGCAAAGGACGCCGCAGAAGCGTAAGCCTGCCATAGGTGCTGGTCGAAAGCATCTTACCAAAACGTGAGTTGCACACTTTCAAGTGCGTTGTTGAAGGTGCCCAACCGCTGCCGGATACTAAAATTCCCGAATGATCTGAGGAAGGGGTAGAACATGATTTCCAGGATTAGCTTGCTGAAGTGCAAAGAAGGGGTTTCCGAGGAGGCGTTCCGCGAGGGGATGATGGGGGATGTGCGCGAGGTCGTCGCCGGCATGCCTCAGCTGCGGAAGTGCGAGATCAACTTCGTGACCGATCGCCAGCAGCGCTCCCATTTGGGTCGCGGCGCCATTGACATCGACGGATTCATCGAGATGTTCTTCGATAGCTACGGCGACATGGAGCGTGCGATCGAGGAGGTCGGCGATGCCTTGCAGAGCGCCTTGGAGCCGCTCGTCGAGGAGCCTGTTTCCACGCTGGTCGCGGTGAAGAAGGTTGACACGCCCGTTCCTGCTTACCTTGACGGCAAGGCCATCAAGCGCGTTTCCTTCTGCGATCGCGCGGAGGGCGTCGACGCGATGACGTTCCACGATGAGTGGTGGTACACCCATTCCCTGCTCGTAAAGCTGATGAGCGGCTACTGCGGGTACAACCAGAACCTGGTCATCGATCGCATGGTGCAAGGCGCGCCCGTCCATTATGCCGACCTGCCGGTGGAGGGCATGGTCGAGTTCTGGTTCGAGGATATGGATGCCTTCGACGAGTGCTACAGCACGCCCGGTTTCAAGGTGCGCGCGAGCGTGCATGCGGCCGAATTCATCGGTACCGTCACGACGTATTTCGTCGAAGCCGTGCCGGTGGAGCTGAAGAAGTAAACGCAGCGAGGGCCGCATCGCGAACTCGGCGCGGCGCGGCCTTCGTGAGAGAAAAGGGAATGTCCCAAATGGGGACAGTCCCCCTTTGGGACATTCTGCATCGAAAAGGGAGGATCAATGAAATCGAAGCGAGCGGAGTTTTTCGATAACGCTATTGTCTCGGGTCCTGATCAAAAGGCGTTTGAAGAGAAGATCTATGCCGAAGCTCAGGCGAAGCGCTGGCCGCGCGTTGCCGAAGGGACGGGGAGGTTCGAAGGCCAGGTTGCCATCGTGACCGGCGCGGCAGGCGGCCAGGGCGAGATGGAAGCCAAGATGATGGCCCAGCAGGGCGCCAAGGTGTACATGGCCGACATCGTAACGGAAGGGCTGGATCGCGTCGAAGCAGCCATCAAGGCCGACGGCGGGGAGGCCGTTGCGTTTCCGATGGACGTCGCCGACGAGGATGCTTGGCAGGCGCTGGTGAAGAAGGTGCTCGATGAGAGCGGCCGCCTTGACGTGCTGGTGAACAACGCCGGCATGTGCCAGAACGGCACCGTGCTCACCGAGACGCGCGAATCGTTGACGCGTATCATGGACGTCGATTGCTGGGGTGTGTACAACGGCATGCACTACTGCGCGCCCGCCATCATCGAAGCCGGTGGCGGCACCATCGTGAACACGTGCTCTTACCAGGGCACGCATTTCGGTCCGGGAAGCTTCATAGGCTACGCCATGGCCAAGGCAGCCGTCATGGGCATGACGCGCGCCGCGGCCACCGACCTCGGCACCTACGGCATTCGCGTCAACGCCGTGAGTCCGGGACTCGTGCTTTCCGGCATGACCCTTCCGCGCGGCCAGAATCGTGCCGGCCTCGTCGAAGCGTCCTCCATGAAGCGCTACGCGCTTCCCGAGGAAATCGCCACGGTGGTGCTGTTCCTCGCGTCCGACGATTCCAGCTTCATCAACGGCGAGTTCATAGCCGCCGACGGCGGCGCCACGACCTACCTCCATCTGGCGACGGCCGATAAGAAATGACGCGCCCTGCGTGCCGATTGAGGTAGCCAATCAAGGAGGAGGGAAGTGTCATGGCTCGGTTTGACAACAAGGTTGTAGTGGTGACGGGGGCTGCGAACGGCATCGGGCATTGCATGGTCGAGCGGTTCCTGAAGGAAGGCGTCGAGGAGCTCGTTGCGGTCGATATAGAAGTCGACACGCTCGAGGACGCATTCGGGGGCGAAGAGCGCGTCCACACCATCGCATGCGACATAACCGACTACGATGCCGTCCATCGCATGGTGGACGAGGCTGTCGAGAAGTACGGCCGTATCGACATCCTCATGAACAACGCCGGGATTTGCTTCAAGGACGGAGAGAAATACGGCATGCTCACGTGCCCGAAGGAAGCGTGGGATCGCGTGGTCGCCACCAATCTGAACGGCTCGTTCTACGTGGCCCAGGCCGTGGCGCAGCGCATGGTGGAGAAGAAGACGAAGGGCGTCATCGTCAATACGTCCTCGAACACGTTCCGCTTCATCCCGAAGTACCTGGGCGCCTATCCGGCGACCAAGGCCGCCATCTCAATATACACCAAGCAGTTCGCCAAGGAGCTTGCCGAGTACGGCATACGCGTCAACGCGTTCGGTCCCGGCACGACGAAGACCCGCATGAGCGAGCCGACCCGTTCGAACCCGAAGATGAACGAGCAGTTCTTGAACGATATTCCCATGCACCGCTACGGCGAAGTGAGGGAGGCTGTGGATGCGGCGCTGTTCCTTGCTTCCGAAGAGTCCTCTTTCATGTTGGGAGAGATTATCTTCGAGGACGGCGGGCAGAGCCTCTAGCGGTAGCTTGATAAGGAGGATGATAACGATGGAAAGAGAGCGGTTTGTAGACAAGATCGCCTTGGTTACCGGCGGTGCCAACGGCCTTGGGCGCGGCATGGTCGAGCAGTTCGTGAAGGAAGGCGCCCAGGTCGCCATCTTCGACATCGAGGATGACACGATGGAGGAGGTGTTCGGGGACAACGACCGGGTCTATTGCGTGCATTGCGATGTGCGCGACTACGACCAGGTGCAGGAAAGCGTGCAGAAGGTCATCGACCGGTACGGCCGCATCGACGTGCTGATGAACAATGCCGGCATCTGCCATCGGGAGCCGTTCCTGGAATGCAGTAAAGAGGGGTGGCTCGACGTGATGGCCACCAATCTGAACGGCGAATTCTACGTGGGTCAGGCGGTGGCGCGCACGATGGTGGAACTGGGCGTGAAGGGCTCCATCGTGAACACGAGCTCGAACAGCTCCCGCAAGACCATCGGCGGCATCACCCCCTATTGTCCCTCGAAGGCCGCCGTCAAAATGCTGACGCAGGTGATGGCGCTCGAGTTGGCGAAGTACGGTATCCACGTGAACGCGATCGCTCCCGGAACGTCGAAAACGCGCATTGCCGCCGGGACGATCAACGATCCGGAGCGGAGCGCCGCGTTCTTGGCGAAGATGCCGTTCGGCCGCTACGGCGAAGTTCGCGAAACGGTGGACGTCGCCCTGTTCTTGGCTTCGGAAGACGCTTCGTTCATCACGGGCGAGACGATCTACAACGAAGGCGGATTCAGCTTGACCTAGCACCGAGAGGGAAGGGGGGAGGTCGTGGCAACACTCGAAGAGCTTGAGAAGCGCATCGAGGACTTGGAGGATATGCGGGCTATCGAACGGCTGCAGGCGCGCTATTGGGATACGCTTGATGCGAAAGACTGGGACGGTTTGCGGGCGTGCCTCGTCGAGGATTTCGTGTTCGTCAACAATACGACGGGCGGGCGCTACGAGGGTCGGGAGGGGATGCTCGCCACGATGCAGGCGAAGTTCGCCGACGGCGTCACCTCGAGCCATCAGGGGCATCACCATTGGATCGAGCTGACGGGCGAGGGAACCGCCATCTCCCATTGGTCGCTCGAGGACGACCTCTACGATGCGGGGCGCGGCGGCGAGTTCGTGGGCCGCGCCCATTACGACAACGCGTATGCGAAGATCGACGGACGGTGGTACTTCACCGAGATGTCCTTAACGTACCTGCGCGGTGAAGCTGAAATCAAAAAGCGTTACGAGGACTGCGCGAACGCGTACAAGGTCTTCATGATGTGAAGGCGGTTCAGGGAAGGGAGCGAGCACGTGATTGTCCGATGCGGGTTGCTGAAGAAGAACGACAGCTTTACCCAGGAGTCCTTTTCGCACCATTGGCTGCATATCCATGGGCCGATTGCCGCAG encodes:
- a CDS encoding FAD-dependent oxidoreductase, whose amino-acid sequence is MKSYEKLLSPIEIAPTFVLKNRMIKAPQSSWRWNEDCTADGSDAIAMYENMAEGGVAAIDVAAILWEPAGGIYLGAYDDKFIPGMIELNEAVHKHGCLTIGQLHHIGPSAGPTPDGLPPISSSTLTEDEMPVPKPWCQAPRGLTVDEIHEKQRLQIEAAVRLQKGGFDAVEVHVAHGYFLDSFVSPLWNKRDDEYGCQSVENRTRIVREIIEGIREACGPDFVIGCRLNGREFHPTKQGITADQAAENAKAFVEAGAQYISIAGYGYGSTPFRYCPDYFPYPEPDAFMEPYMDEYRGVGLWTAVARQIKDAVDVPVITAGRMNEDLAERVLEAGDADVIALGRTLWADPWFARKVEEGRTDEIMRCTRCASCEDPVTQPRICRVNPTLGQERQLAARPVEKRKRVMVVGGGPAGMECALTLSERGHDVTLYEKSGALGGRTKLAAMIKSGGCEEVMHIFDHLTAMVEKSDVKVKLKTEVDERLIRREAPDAVVVANSSPYYIPDIPGINRKNVFTIPLMSKLAQVPLKMFGPDKLATMSEKFFPVGKKIVIWGAGAEGAQCAEFMRKRGKDIVLVAEDEDVGGLIPIKYKERIVPWFDRQGVRVVRNATVAEFSKQGALLKFADGGEELVPCDSMMVMLPERRDGAFCNMAALYVDEVYEIGSTLGGENAFLKHAFADGRRVGCLL
- a CDS encoding L-lactate MFS transporter, which gives rise to MSVKTYRRGVILICAALCGALTASLNIWSIFQKPLMEAYGFSPQSVSFAYTIVIAMIGLSGPIGGWLQRKAPAHVIMTVAGIGFGLGWFLTGFASTIPVLYISFGLLVGVCDGICYNLALAIATRWYPDKRGFANGVALAIMAIYPLFTAPMGNMIIENFNVSIAFNIVGVFCIVGFIVLSRFLKMPAADFKPEGWNPPAESDTKRVKNYTSGQMLKTPFFWTLLLFFGTVACTGCVMLSTVSLVGQVQAGMDAATGALMVGIFAIANGTGRLGLGAISDKFGRFQTMFVAVAVTAVIHLFLFANATSTVIFIIEACLLGICFGGIMAIMPSVCADAYGPGNAGQNYGFMFIGYTLASFIGPVVSANALATTGSYSSAFPFLGALCIVGLVLLSLAWMFFKKMKAKDAAEA
- a CDS encoding EthD domain-containing protein encodes the protein MISRISLLKCKEGVSEEAFREGMMGDVREVVAGMPQLRKCEINFVTDRQQRSHLGRGAIDIDGFIEMFFDSYGDMERAIEEVGDALQSALEPLVEEPVSTLVAVKKVDTPVPAYLDGKAIKRVSFCDRAEGVDAMTFHDEWWYTHSLLVKLMSGYCGYNQNLVIDRMVQGAPVHYADLPVEGMVEFWFEDMDAFDECYSTPGFKVRASVHAAEFIGTVTTYFVEAVPVELKK
- a CDS encoding SDR family NAD(P)-dependent oxidoreductase, encoding MKSKRAEFFDNAIVSGPDQKAFEEKIYAEAQAKRWPRVAEGTGRFEGQVAIVTGAAGGQGEMEAKMMAQQGAKVYMADIVTEGLDRVEAAIKADGGEAVAFPMDVADEDAWQALVKKVLDESGRLDVLVNNAGMCQNGTVLTETRESLTRIMDVDCWGVYNGMHYCAPAIIEAGGGTIVNTCSYQGTHFGPGSFIGYAMAKAAVMGMTRAAATDLGTYGIRVNAVSPGLVLSGMTLPRGQNRAGLVEASSMKRYALPEEIATVVLFLASDDSSFINGEFIAADGGATTYLHLATADKK
- a CDS encoding SDR family NAD(P)-dependent oxidoreductase encodes the protein MARFDNKVVVVTGAANGIGHCMVERFLKEGVEELVAVDIEVDTLEDAFGGEERVHTIACDITDYDAVHRMVDEAVEKYGRIDILMNNAGICFKDGEKYGMLTCPKEAWDRVVATNLNGSFYVAQAVAQRMVEKKTKGVIVNTSSNTFRFIPKYLGAYPATKAAISIYTKQFAKELAEYGIRVNAFGPGTTKTRMSEPTRSNPKMNEQFLNDIPMHRYGEVREAVDAALFLASEESSFMLGEIIFEDGGQSL
- a CDS encoding SDR family NAD(P)-dependent oxidoreductase, producing MERERFVDKIALVTGGANGLGRGMVEQFVKEGAQVAIFDIEDDTMEEVFGDNDRVYCVHCDVRDYDQVQESVQKVIDRYGRIDVLMNNAGICHREPFLECSKEGWLDVMATNLNGEFYVGQAVARTMVELGVKGSIVNTSSNSSRKTIGGITPYCPSKAAVKMLTQVMALELAKYGIHVNAIAPGTSKTRIAAGTINDPERSAAFLAKMPFGRYGEVRETVDVALFLASEDASFITGETIYNEGGFSLT
- a CDS encoding nuclear transport factor 2 family protein, which gives rise to MATLEELEKRIEDLEDMRAIERLQARYWDTLDAKDWDGLRACLVEDFVFVNNTTGGRYEGREGMLATMQAKFADGVTSSHQGHHHWIELTGEGTAISHWSLEDDLYDAGRGGEFVGRAHYDNAYAKIDGRWYFTEMSLTYLRGEAEIKKRYEDCANAYKVFMM